agtggcaatctcaCAGTACTTTGGTGGTACTGTGaaactgccactagaggtcatagcagccattttgaaggggaAGCCataatgggcaggagtgagtgggcatcactccttccCTGTCtactgctagactaccagggactGAGAAGGTAGGCACAGGAGGAGGCCTAAAGGAGTGGGGTGATCCATAGGTGCTGGCTATTGTTGTTAAGAGGAGTGGGAGGGGGAATCAGGGCCATCTGTTGCTActatgggaggggaaggaggagggataGGAAAGGAGCTATCTGTTGCTGTtacagggtgggaggggagatcagaatctggggggaggggggagtcaggCCCTGGCTGGATACCCTTATtcaggtcctggctgatattcagctgggatccACAAGTGTCTCATGTGGatgctggtctgaatattggctgagacCCGCATAAGCTCCAGTTGGCAGCACATGCCAAATTAGCCCAGGATATTCAAAACCAATGCCTGGAtgtggcctgacattgaatatctggggttaattctGCCCATGGCAATCAGTGTTTCAAAAAATGCTGATCACCTGGGACTGAATATTGATTAGTTATTTGTGGAAGCTGCAGCTAAACTCCATCTTTGTCTAAATGGGTCAGAGGAGGGAGGTAGGCAAGAAAAAGCTGGCATGGAACAAAAAACTTAAGCTGTAACCTTTATGACTCTACAGACTGGACCACCTAATTTCTGACTAGAAGAGAACAAACAAAATTGTACTGCGTTGTCACCCTCCGGTCTCCACcccactcttcctgtctctcacctatccacccccatcctgttagactgtcactgaaatgctttgatgtttcagttatttatactgtcatctaccaacatttgcttatttccgatctgacgaagaagtgcaaccttcgaaagctaatcaagaaatgtattaagttatgtccaataaaaaaggtgtcatcttattttcttttccatgttttattttatttctattgattgcctttaaaagtggaacacggctaccacacctctctactgactACAGAACTAAAGCACTACCACCAAGAAGCCAGAAAAAGTTTAGTTTATTACACaatatatagacagataagaggaGTTTTATTATATtgaagtttattttaaaaaattgaataaaaatgatattaGGAACACAATTAGAATAttaacaggcatattttcaaagcactttgggaggctaagttccataggtttctatggaactttggaaggctaagtgctttgaaaatatgcctctatgtgtcctTTGGATATTTAGAAATATTTGCTAAGCTAGACCAAAACATGTATTTGGAAAAGGTAAGCAACATCTTTGGAGAAAGGTTTCATTTGTCATCCTTTCAGAATGTTTCTCCTCCTGCACGTGAGGGCCAGAAGGCATCTTGGAGAAACTGCTATTTGGCTTTAatagctttctttttctttcaacaCGAAAATGACGATGACGATCACAATTATAATGAACCCTACGAGGATCCCGACAATGTTGAGGATTAGAGCCAGCCGGGAAGCATTAGCTGCACGATCAAAGTCTCCAGTACCAGAAGCATTTTCAACCTGGGAAAAACAAAGGCACATTAGAAAGATTTACAGACAAAGCCCTCCCTTTCAAAATAACTTCATCAGCCAAACCCCCAGGGATACATGTTTGCATCCGATTTACAAAGACATCCTCCTGTGTGTGAGATTCTTCAGTTACAAATCTCATAAGAGGCACATTTAAAAGGAAATTTGAAAGAAGGTTTTTTTTAGCCTGCCATTGAAAGCTAAAAGAGCTGAGTGGGCCAGTcgttttctgaggctttttcctttttgttttttttttttggtgtttaatTGTTGTGCATGTTTTGACATTGAATTCTATGGGTACACAAAAGAAGCAAGAGTAAGGGAGGACCAAAAGATCTCCAGCAGCCAGAAAAGTAGAAAACAAGTATTGATTGGAAAAgcaccatatcctatataataatttgcacctccaacattccacatctggatgcctgggttcgtaacatccattcccactcattgccccgccctcacgtcaaaacgtaatgatgtcagcgggcagaacaatgagggggaagggaaacaatgaggcgagatgatgtcaggaggagagaattgcgggacatagaggggagggagggaggaagggaaggggagggcagggcagaggagaattgatggacatggatgggatgggaggacagtcataggcgctccgtataagaggcttggggaggtctccccagcccaaccgtgaccttcccatGGATGCCGCCCCCCCAAACAGAGGGCAGCCAGGCAACTCTCGGACGGTCCCTCcgttccttcccgccctcagctccccgatcgacagcccttctctctgttcctcccccccttgcgtgtgtttaacccttttactttcaggcacagcgatggcagtgaagaggacaacacagcaggctcacctccagcttctcccttcccacacacagtgtcccaccttctgcgatgatgcatttcctgtttccgcgagggcgggacactctgtgagggaagggagaagctgtgttgtcctcttcactgccgtcgctgcacctggaagtaaaagggttaaacgcgcggggggggggctgtcagggagctgagggagggcatggAGAATCGtggtcatggatgggagggcagggggagagaagagatggctggaattggagagaagggcagggggagaagagatggctcgacaggagaggaggggagggcaggggagagaagagatcgctggacag
The sequence above is a segment of the Microcaecilia unicolor chromosome 12, aMicUni1.1, whole genome shotgun sequence genome. Coding sequences within it:
- the LOC115482126 gene encoding synapse differentiation-inducing gene protein 1-like, with amino-acid sequence MESGQRNIPSYLALSIFNVLACCFPLGVIALVCSLRVENASGTGDFDRAANASRLALILNIVGILVGFIIIVIVIVIFVLKEKESY